In Sodalis ligni, a single genomic region encodes these proteins:
- the rof gene encoding Rho-binding antiterminator, with the protein MSTNEEYQPINCDDYDNLELACQRHWVLSLTLRNGDAVTGVARDMISRKHVEYLVIDNAGTSNELRLDHIASFTHPELGTVVVSV; encoded by the coding sequence ATGTCAACGAATGAAGAATATCAACCCATTAATTGCGATGATTACGATAATCTTGAGCTCGCCTGTCAGCGCCATTGGGTCCTTAGCCTGACGCTTCGGAATGGAGATGCCGTGACCGGCGTAGCGCGTGATATGATCTCAAGAAAGCATGTGGAGTATCTGGTTATTGATAATGCGGGTACCAGTAACGAACTGCGATTGGATCACATAGCCAGCTTCACTCATCCGGAACTCGGCACGGTGGTGGTAAGCGTTTAA
- a CDS encoding YaeQ family protein, with the protein MALKATIHKAAVNIADMDRNYFSDVNLVLAQHPSETPQRMMLRLLAWVYHADDRLEFTKGLSAEDEPALWLRSDSGELELWIELGLPDEKRLRKASHLARQVVLYAYNERAARVWWQQAEPNLSQHGNLCVRFVDDGQMAQLAALAARNMSLQATLQDGLLWLSDQQTNLEIQLQTWKSAAE; encoded by the coding sequence ATGGCATTAAAAGCAACCATTCATAAAGCGGCGGTTAATATTGCCGATATGGATCGAAATTATTTCTCGGATGTTAACCTTGTTTTAGCACAACATCCTTCAGAAACGCCGCAACGCATGATGTTGCGCTTGTTGGCCTGGGTCTATCATGCCGATGACCGCCTGGAGTTTACCAAAGGACTCAGCGCGGAAGATGAACCGGCGTTATGGCTGCGTAGCGATAGCGGCGAACTGGAATTATGGATTGAATTAGGACTGCCTGATGAAAAAAGGCTGCGCAAAGCCAGCCATCTGGCGCGCCAGGTAGTGTTGTATGCCTATAACGAACGGGCGGCACGGGTTTGGTGGCAGCAGGCGGAACCCAACCTGTCCCAGCACGGCAATCTCTGCGTACGGTTTGTCGACGACGGGCAGATGGCACAGCTGGCGGCGCTGGCGGCACGCAATATGTCCCTCCAGGCAACGCTGCAAGACGGGCTGCTGTGGCTCTCAGACCAGCAGACCAATCTGGAAATCCAATTGCAGACCTGGAAAAGCGCGGCGGAATAA